A single Parachlamydiales bacterium DNA region contains:
- a CDS encoding ArsC/Spx/MgsR family protein, whose amino-acid sequence MENKITIYVYSKCSTCQKALRFLDQKLGKSAYIQKEITLTPPNVKDLQKMLQFQNGNLKKLFNTSGQLYREMQLNLKLDSMPLDSALKMLSHNGMLVKRPFLLGKDFGLLGFNESVWGKALMN is encoded by the coding sequence ATGGAAAATAAAATTACAATTTATGTTTATAGCAAATGTTCCACCTGTCAGAAAGCGCTGCGTTTTTTAGATCAGAAACTAGGAAAGAGTGCCTATATACAAAAAGAAATTACACTTACTCCCCCGAATGTAAAAGACTTGCAGAAGATGTTGCAATTCCAAAACGGAAACTTAAAAAAACTTTTCAACACTTCAGGGCAGCTTTACAGGGAAATGCAGCTGAACCTTAAATTAGATTCCATGCCGTTGGATTCCGCATTGAAAATGCTTTCACATAATGGAATGTTAGTAAAACGCCCCTTTTTGCTGGGCAAGGATTTTGGGCTTCTAGGCTTCAATGAATCTGTATGGGGAAAAGCCCTAATGAATTGA
- a CDS encoding SgcJ/EcaC family oxidoreductase, producing the protein MKQNIPMRTIYKLSLLLLVLVQSLTGLEETQSHAIHDVINSYVDAWNHHEGVGFADNYTEEADFVNIYGMHFIGKAEIEERHQRILQTFLKGSVFEVLSTQLREVKPGFVIAIVHWRVEGFRSRNTPHAPGQKREGIFSHVFVNNNGKWEITSSQNTLLPFN; encoded by the coding sequence ATGAAACAAAACATTCCTATGCGTACTATTTATAAACTTTCCCTACTTCTATTAGTCCTTGTCCAATCCTTAACCGGTTTGGAAGAAACGCAAAGCCATGCCATACACGATGTGATCAACAGTTACGTCGATGCGTGGAATCATCATGAAGGAGTAGGATTCGCCGATAACTATACCGAGGAAGCAGACTTTGTAAACATCTACGGCATGCATTTTATTGGCAAAGCGGAAATTGAGGAAAGACACCAACGTATACTGCAAACATTTTTAAAAGGGTCTGTCTTTGAAGTCCTTTCTACTCAATTGCGTGAAGTCAAACCCGGCTTTGTTATCGCAATCGTTCACTGGAGAGTAGAAGGTTTCCGTAGTCGTAATACCCCTCACGCACCGGGGCAAAAACGGGAAGGAATCTTCTCCCATGTATTTGTCAATAACAACGGTAAATGGGAAATCACTTCCTCCCAAAACACGTTACTCCCCTTTAACTAA
- a CDS encoding nuclear transport factor 2 family protein → MSNPTAKSVFYFAVCFISFLSQLLADPQIEIVERLNKWPKAFNQRNIRDVCGLFASDLVAVYPGTADRNYAEMCSHLSKILNDPSKDFQYQEPEIEQVILSEDVAIVRLIWTLNISEKGKVGAIQIKEKGLDVFKKQPDGSWKISISYAYPLE, encoded by the coding sequence ATGTCTAACCCCACTGCTAAGTCAGTTTTTTATTTCGCTGTTTGTTTTATTTCATTCTTGTCGCAGCTTTTGGCCGATCCTCAAATAGAGATAGTTGAGAGATTAAACAAGTGGCCAAAAGCATTTAATCAGAGGAACATCCGAGATGTATGCGGTTTGTTTGCTTCAGATCTAGTAGCGGTATATCCTGGTACCGCTGACCGCAATTATGCTGAGATGTGCAGCCATCTTTCTAAAATTTTAAATGATCCTAGCAAGGATTTTCAGTATCAAGAACCTGAAATTGAACAAGTTATTCTGAGTGAGGATGTTGCAATCGTAAGGTTGATATGGACATTGAACATTTCTGAGAAGGGTAAAGTGGGGGCTATTCAGATAAAGGAGAAAGGTCTGGATGTTTTTAAAAAGCAGCCCGACGGAAGCTGGAAAATCTCCATCTCCTATGCATACCCATTAGAATAG
- a CDS encoding sulfatase-like hydrolase/transferase — MFRVPGKGLKWLSYCCLFALLGCSSVDEKSETNEKNEQNATFKNKKPNIIVILSDQERYPTHWPADWAEKNLKANARLRQHGLSFKRAYTAACECTPSRAVIYSGEHYPINKVPRTPPEGKGLPSDNELTDIGSVLKNHAGYDVVWKGKWHLSSPLEGGHAWTEKDIANIQTRYDLYKWNPPDAGTAITENIKQSDGTTYNGLKTLGGGWANNDGRYLEGMTPGDDKQTPGFGGSILEYIDSIAKTPPEERKPFCMFISFVNPHDVWVYPKHWKDAGYDKSEFADLGITLPPNYNDDLTTKPSVQLKARNAFNKESPLKNQNEEKEYINFYAYLTKLADSKVNSVLDALDAAGLREDTIIIRTADHGELGLSHGMREKAYTVYEEVTHIPFIVSNPKLYPSAKTTDAFYCHLDLLPTIAELAQVPDFKKFGKGTSVVPVLENPAASVQDSILFTYDDVFFLPDDVPGGHIRALREGDWTYAVYYSENATNFEYEMYNIKDDPGQLKNLLHGTVKPENAAEARRLHVKLKEKIDHAEALPKDFAWPKAPFG, encoded by the coding sequence ATGTTTCGCGTCCCTGGAAAAGGCTTAAAATGGCTAAGTTACTGCTGCCTGTTCGCATTGCTAGGCTGCAGCTCAGTCGATGAAAAATCTGAAACAAATGAAAAGAACGAACAAAATGCGACTTTCAAGAATAAGAAACCTAACATTATCGTGATCTTGTCAGATCAGGAACGTTATCCCACACATTGGCCGGCTGATTGGGCCGAGAAAAATCTTAAAGCCAATGCTCGCCTTAGGCAGCATGGACTCTCATTTAAAAGGGCCTATACAGCCGCCTGTGAATGCACCCCTAGCCGTGCAGTCATCTACTCAGGCGAGCATTACCCTATTAACAAAGTCCCCCGTACGCCACCGGAAGGGAAAGGACTGCCTTCAGATAACGAACTTACAGATATCGGTTCCGTGCTGAAAAACCATGCCGGGTATGATGTTGTATGGAAAGGCAAATGGCATCTAAGCTCCCCATTAGAAGGCGGCCATGCATGGACCGAAAAGGACATAGCCAATATCCAAACACGGTACGACCTCTACAAATGGAATCCGCCTGATGCAGGTACTGCTATTACAGAAAACATCAAACAGAGTGATGGAACTACATACAATGGTCTGAAAACGCTTGGCGGCGGATGGGCCAATAATGATGGCCGTTACTTAGAAGGGATGACCCCAGGGGATGACAAGCAAACGCCTGGCTTTGGAGGAAGTATCTTAGAATATATTGATAGTATAGCTAAAACGCCTCCTGAAGAACGTAAACCCTTCTGCATGTTCATTTCTTTTGTTAATCCCCATGACGTCTGGGTCTACCCCAAGCACTGGAAAGATGCAGGCTATGATAAAAGTGAATTTGCAGATTTAGGTATTACGCTACCTCCAAACTACAATGACGACTTAACAACCAAGCCTTCAGTACAGCTTAAGGCACGCAATGCCTTCAACAAAGAATCTCCACTTAAAAATCAGAACGAAGAGAAAGAATATATTAACTTTTATGCTTATCTCACTAAACTGGCGGATAGTAAAGTTAACTCCGTCTTAGATGCGTTAGATGCTGCTGGCCTCCGTGAAGATACAATCATTATTAGGACGGCAGACCACGGAGAATTAGGCCTTTCCCATGGAATGAGGGAAAAAGCCTACACAGTCTATGAGGAAGTGACACATATCCCCTTCATCGTATCTAATCCAAAACTATATCCCTCCGCAAAAACGACGGATGCCTTCTATTGCCATTTAGATCTATTACCCACGATTGCAGAACTAGCCCAGGTTCCAGATTTTAAGAAATTTGGCAAAGGGACAAGCGTCGTTCCCGTATTGGAAAACCCTGCTGCTTCAGTGCAGGATTCTATTCTGTTCACTTACGACGACGTATTCTTCTTACCGGATGATGTTCCGGGAGGACATATCCGTGCTCTGCGCGAAGGTGATTGGACCTATGCTGTCTACTATTCAGAGAATGCTACCAACTTTGAATATGAGATGTACAATATCAAAGATGATCCAGGTCAGTTAAAGAACCTTTTACACGGAACTGTCAAACCGGAAAATGCCGCTGAAGCCCGTAGGCTGCATGTAAAACTAAAAGAAAAAATCGACCACGCAGAAGCACTCCCCAAAGACTTTGCCTGGCCGAAAGCTCCTTTTGGATAG
- a CDS encoding alpha/beta hydrolase, protein MYYKTISPLLALLACVVFISGCDRKLSVHNADVGEVELAYYTRGSGDPLLMIMGFRGTMSYWDPALLELLEKKYTLILFDNRGVGLSSDTEQDMTTIDQMADDTAGLIKALGYSKVHVLGWSMGSRIAIDLSIRYPELVNGLILCSPNPGGQHQSKRTDNDYKVLTAETLSQEEGLSLIFPKTMEGEQASKSFVERITKAVIDGRVPEDINVKAETIIRQVRALQLWDESEEYYDKLPTIKSPTLVAGGLMDVLDSPENVQTVANRIPFAWAAFFPGAGHDFLSQDYKHFAELVILFLEANRI, encoded by the coding sequence ATGTACTATAAAACTATTTCTCCACTGCTGGCCCTCCTTGCCTGCGTAGTTTTCATTTCAGGATGCGACCGCAAACTGAGTGTGCATAATGCAGATGTGGGTGAAGTTGAACTCGCTTATTACACAAGAGGAAGCGGCGACCCCCTTCTTATGATCATGGGCTTCAGAGGCACCATGTCCTACTGGGATCCAGCTTTGCTTGAACTTCTAGAAAAAAAATATACCTTGATTCTCTTTGACAACAGAGGTGTAGGCCTTTCTTCTGATACAGAACAAGATATGACCACTATCGACCAAATGGCCGACGATACTGCAGGGCTTATCAAAGCACTCGGCTACTCCAAAGTCCACGTACTAGGTTGGTCTATGGGATCCAGAATTGCTATAGACCTAAGCATTCGTTATCCTGAGCTTGTCAATGGGCTCATCCTCTGCTCCCCCAATCCGGGAGGACAGCACCAATCCAAACGTACTGACAACGACTATAAGGTACTAACAGCCGAAACACTTTCACAAGAAGAAGGGTTATCGCTGATCTTCCCCAAAACAATGGAAGGTGAACAGGCATCTAAATCCTTCGTGGAGCGTATCACCAAAGCCGTCATTGACGGAAGGGTACCGGAAGATATCAATGTTAAAGCTGAAACTATCATACGACAGGTACGTGCATTGCAGCTTTGGGATGAGAGCGAAGAATATTATGATAAATTGCCTACCATTAAATCCCCCACTCTTGTCGCAGGCGGACTCATGGACGTCTTGGATAGTCCGGAAAACGTCCAGACAGTAGCTAATAGAATTCCCTTTGCTTGGGCAGCATTTTTTCCCGGTGCAGGACATGATTTCCTTTCACAGGACTACAAACACTTTGCAGAACTAGTCATACTATTTTTAGAAGCCAATAGAATATAA
- the cyoB gene encoding cytochrome o ubiquinol oxidase subunit I: MEPFGKLSLQAFQHDGIEASVSVGIIIAAIIITAMLFYYNGWRGLWFKWLTSLDPKRIGRMYLIVSLLMLFKGVVDAIMMRAQLALSVGDSYGFLSSSHFQQIFSAHGTTMIFFVGMGVVFGLLNIIIPLQIGARDVAFPFLNALSFWLFCVGAILVNVSLMIGNFTGSGWLSYPPLSGLKYSPDVGVDYWIWSVQIAGIGSLMSGINFIVTILKMRAPGMTLMKMPMFTWSALNSMVLVIFAFPILTVTLAMLALDRTFGMHFFTSEAGGNPMLYVNLIWAWGHPEVYILMLPAFGIFSEVVSTFSEKSLFGYVSMVWALIAITFLSFIVWLHHFFTMGAGANVNAFFGIMTMLIAIPTGVKIFNWLFTMYRGRIHFRTPMLWFLAFIFVFSTGGMTGVLMSIPPADFQVHNSLFLIAHFHSMVIGGVLFGFFAGYSYWFPKLLGFKLNERIGVYAFWFWFIGFLVAFMPLYILGMMGATRRIDHYDNPGWQPFYLVVTLGVVLIIIGVILQNLQLIVSIVQRKTNRDFTGDPWNGRTLEWSIPSPPAFYNFAVIPEVHERDAFWQMKQSGNYPAEHQEIHEIHMPKSTAIGMYMGVGALFFGFAFIWHIWWLVIVSFLAILICAIIRLTDDHTDTFIPVEKIKKIEFSKRNRPA; encoded by the coding sequence ATGGAACCCTTCGGAAAATTATCTCTTCAAGCATTCCAGCACGATGGAATTGAAGCTAGCGTCAGTGTGGGAATAATTATTGCCGCTATCATCATTACCGCCATGTTGTTTTATTACAACGGATGGCGAGGACTATGGTTTAAATGGCTTACTTCCTTAGATCCCAAAAGAATCGGAAGGATGTATCTTATTGTATCCCTTCTGATGCTATTTAAGGGTGTTGTCGATGCGATAATGATGCGTGCCCAACTCGCACTGTCCGTGGGTGATTCATATGGCTTTTTATCTTCATCGCACTTTCAGCAGATCTTTAGCGCCCACGGCACTACAATGATATTTTTTGTGGGAATGGGTGTAGTCTTTGGGTTGCTCAATATCATAATCCCTCTTCAGATAGGAGCCCGGGACGTTGCTTTTCCCTTTTTGAATGCCCTAAGCTTCTGGCTATTTTGTGTGGGAGCTATCTTAGTGAATGTTTCTTTGATGATAGGAAATTTCACCGGCAGTGGTTGGCTGAGCTATCCCCCTTTGTCAGGCTTGAAGTACAGTCCCGATGTGGGAGTAGATTATTGGATTTGGAGTGTCCAAATTGCAGGCATAGGTAGCTTGATGTCAGGCATCAATTTTATTGTGACCATTCTAAAGATGCGCGCCCCCGGAATGACGTTAATGAAAATGCCTATGTTCACCTGGAGTGCTTTAAACAGCATGGTCCTCGTTATCTTCGCATTTCCTATTCTAACTGTTACCTTAGCTATGTTAGCGTTAGATCGGACTTTTGGCATGCATTTCTTTACTTCAGAGGCAGGCGGCAATCCGATGCTGTACGTCAATTTGATTTGGGCTTGGGGACATCCGGAGGTCTATATCCTTATGCTTCCCGCCTTTGGCATATTTTCAGAAGTAGTCTCCACATTTTCAGAGAAAAGCCTTTTTGGCTATGTCTCTATGGTATGGGCTTTGATAGCCATCACATTCCTTTCCTTTATCGTTTGGCTGCACCACTTTTTTACGATGGGTGCGGGCGCCAATGTCAATGCATTCTTCGGCATCATGACAATGCTGATCGCCATCCCTACAGGTGTTAAAATCTTCAACTGGCTCTTTACCATGTATCGGGGGCGCATACATTTCAGAACACCTATGCTTTGGTTTTTAGCTTTCATCTTTGTTTTCTCTACCGGGGGCATGACCGGCGTCCTGATGTCCATTCCTCCAGCAGATTTCCAAGTTCATAACAGCCTATTTTTGATCGCCCACTTCCATTCTATGGTCATCGGAGGAGTCTTATTCGGCTTTTTTGCAGGCTACTCCTACTGGTTCCCTAAATTACTCGGGTTCAAGCTGAATGAAAGAATAGGTGTTTACGCCTTTTGGTTTTGGTTTATTGGCTTCCTGGTAGCTTTCATGCCTCTATATATCTTGGGGATGATGGGCGCCACCCGCCGTATAGATCACTACGACAATCCGGGATGGCAGCCATTCTACCTTGTCGTTACACTAGGCGTCGTATTGATTATTATCGGTGTCATCTTGCAGAACTTGCAGCTTATTGTAAGTATTGTTCAACGTAAAACGAATAGAGATTTTACGGGTGACCCCTGGAATGGCAGAACATTGGAATGGTCTATACCTTCCCCTCCTGCCTTTTATAACTTCGCTGTGATCCCCGAAGTGCACGAACGTGATGCTTTTTGGCAAATGAAACAGAGCGGCAACTATCCTGCTGAGCATCAGGAAATACATGAAATCCATATGCCTAAAAGCACGGCTATAGGTATGTACATGGGGGTAGGAGCATTATTTTTCGGTTTCGCATTTATTTGGCATATCTGGTGGCTAGTGATTGTAAGCTTCTTAGCCATCCTTATCTG
- a CDS encoding amidohydrolase family protein, with protein sequence MKKIALEEHFVNDDFLPYTSKADFKVMDAKDVEDFKTRLLDIGEIRIQEMDKAGIDIAVLSLTDPGLQGELDTPTALKLAPKVNDYLAEKIAANPKRFRGFAQLPMQDPKAAVKELERCIRELKFVGVLVNGQTQDRYLDEEIYHPFWEKIQELDVPVYIHPGSPLISPHSYKDRPELNGAFWGWMVETATHALRLIVSGTFDRFPAAKIILGHMGETLPFLIWRFDSRWKILKHDKPLKKLPSQYIRENIYITTSGVCSNNSLICSINEMGENNVMFSVDYPYESSEIAAQFIEKATISESVREKVAYKNAARLLKITE encoded by the coding sequence ATGAAAAAAATAGCCCTTGAAGAGCATTTCGTGAATGATGATTTTCTCCCTTATACTAGCAAGGCTGATTTCAAAGTCATGGATGCAAAAGACGTTGAGGATTTTAAGACACGCTTGCTAGATATAGGAGAGATACGTATCCAAGAAATGGACAAAGCTGGCATCGATATCGCGGTTCTATCCCTTACAGATCCCGGCTTGCAAGGTGAACTTGACACTCCGACCGCCCTCAAACTAGCTCCAAAAGTTAATGATTATTTAGCAGAGAAAATCGCCGCTAATCCCAAACGTTTTAGGGGATTTGCACAACTGCCGATGCAAGACCCCAAAGCAGCTGTAAAGGAGTTAGAGCGCTGTATTAGAGAGCTGAAGTTTGTGGGAGTGCTGGTCAATGGCCAGACACAGGATAGGTATCTGGACGAAGAAATCTATCACCCTTTTTGGGAAAAGATTCAAGAGCTGGATGTCCCTGTGTATATTCACCCAGGTAGCCCGCTTATTTCTCCCCATAGTTACAAAGATCGTCCTGAACTTAATGGCGCTTTTTGGGGGTGGATGGTTGAAACGGCAACACATGCCCTCAGGTTGATTGTCAGTGGAACTTTTGATCGTTTTCCAGCTGCAAAAATTATTTTAGGGCATATGGGTGAAACTCTCCCTTTTCTTATTTGGCGCTTTGACAGCCGTTGGAAAATCCTAAAACATGACAAACCGTTAAAAAAACTCCCTTCTCAGTATATCAGAGAAAATATTTACATTACCACCTCCGGAGTATGCTCTAATAACTCCTTGATTTGCTCTATTAATGAAATGGGTGAAAATAACGTGATGTTCTCTGTGGATTATCCATACGAGTCATCTGAAATCGCTGCTCAATTTATTGAAAAAGCTACTATTTCCGAATCTGTACGTGAAAAAGTTGCTTATAAAAATGCTGCACGACTCCTGAAAATCACTGAGTAG
- the cyoA gene encoding ubiquinol oxidase subunit II, protein MSKKYFFFLLALFLIAIAFCVLPFIFSDYIAMLNPKGIIALKEKKLMLIATALMLIVVIPVFILTVYVAWKYRAGNTKAEYDPNWNHSILAETVWWGFPFIIIAILSVYAYESSHELDPYRPLQSETKPLRIQVVALQWKWLFIYPEQNVATVNFIQFPEKTPINFEISADAPMNSFWIPQLGGQVYAMPGMTTKLHLIADEQGLFSGYSANISGVGFAGMTFKAQASSEEDFNKWVADVKKSTEKLNVDSYKNLAEPSKNNPVASFVLDKPDLFEWIVMLPMHSGDQPQTTASKQAKDAE, encoded by the coding sequence ATGAGCAAAAAATATTTCTTCTTCCTTCTCGCTCTATTTTTGATAGCAATAGCCTTTTGCGTCCTTCCTTTTATCTTTAGCGATTATATAGCGATGTTGAACCCCAAAGGTATCATCGCACTCAAAGAAAAAAAGCTGATGCTTATAGCAACAGCCCTCATGCTTATCGTCGTTATCCCGGTATTCATCTTAACTGTATATGTAGCCTGGAAGTATCGCGCCGGAAATACCAAAGCTGAATATGATCCTAATTGGAATCATAGCATTCTTGCTGAAACAGTTTGGTGGGGCTTTCCCTTTATCATCATTGCCATTCTTTCAGTCTATGCCTATGAAAGCAGCCATGAACTAGATCCCTACCGCCCGCTACAAAGCGAGACAAAACCGCTGCGTATCCAAGTCGTCGCCTTGCAATGGAAATGGCTTTTTATCTATCCCGAACAAAATGTTGCCACTGTAAATTTCATTCAGTTTCCTGAAAAAACCCCTATCAATTTTGAGATTTCCGCTGATGCCCCCATGAACTCTTTTTGGATTCCGCAGCTGGGAGGGCAGGTCTATGCTATGCCTGGGATGACAACCAAGCTACATCTGATTGCAGATGAACAAGGCCTCTTCAGCGGCTATTCAGCAAACATCAGCGGTGTGGGCTTTGCAGGAATGACTTTCAAAGCTCAAGCAAGCTCTGAGGAAGACTTCAACAAATGGGTTGCAGACGTGAAAAAATCTACCGAAAAACTTAATGTCGATTCCTACAAGAATCTTGCAGAACCTTCCAAAAACAATCCGGTCGCTTCTTTTGTGTTAGACAAACCAGACCTCTTTGAATGGATTGTCATGCTTCCCATGCACTCAGGGGATCAACCCCAAACCACAGCGTCTAAACAAGCCAAAGATGCAGAGTAA
- a CDS encoding amidohydrolase family protein translates to MSSENTSSDILLYNGTFITQDDTLPIATALAIKGQRILWVGEQSESRAWIGPGTRVIDIKRAYGYPGFIDSHAHILHRGKTLKFLNLQAMNKATLLQKISSHARTCAPGEWIAGTGWDEAEWPHPRRPHAADLDAIAPHNPVVLIRKDTHLIWANSSALKDCGIDAETPDPVGGIIERDRDGNPTGILLGKAIHLLYSRLPPLSLEQSEELILEVLKECLQKGITMVHDASVSDKEAEVYKFLASQNALKVRIYMMGAIRSLDDLSHFLQPQTYSPFLEMRCLKLWMDGALGSRGAALKKAYQDDASTNGLLYWNEADVFSVMEAAKSRGFQMAVHAIGDLANHQTLNLYEKLGVEALRWRIEHAQLLQPEDVSRFGQEGVIASMQPLHAIDDMPWIEERIGNQRCADQAFMWRDLLDTGAIIASGSDAPVADFNPLWGIHAAITRQDHQGLPADGWYPKQKMTRNEAIKSYTLNAAYACFRENELGSLTKGKLADIVILPENLMTCDPKKLLDMQVIGTFVNGILAYSSGLNLRE, encoded by the coding sequence ATGTCTTCAGAAAATACCAGTTCAGACATCCTTCTCTATAACGGCACTTTCATAACGCAAGATGATACGCTACCGATAGCAACGGCTTTAGCAATCAAAGGCCAAAGAATCTTATGGGTGGGCGAACAGAGCGAAAGCCGTGCATGGATAGGACCGGGAACACGCGTTATTGATATCAAAAGAGCTTATGGCTATCCAGGTTTTATAGACTCCCATGCTCATATTTTGCATCGAGGCAAAACGCTAAAATTCCTTAACCTGCAGGCGATGAATAAAGCCACACTTTTGCAGAAAATCTCATCACATGCTCGTACCTGCGCTCCGGGTGAATGGATAGCAGGAACAGGCTGGGATGAAGCGGAGTGGCCCCATCCTAGAAGACCGCATGCTGCTGATTTAGATGCAATAGCTCCGCACAACCCTGTGGTTCTGATACGTAAAGATACTCATCTAATCTGGGCCAATTCAAGCGCACTAAAGGATTGCGGGATAGATGCAGAAACTCCCGATCCGGTAGGGGGGATTATAGAAAGAGACCGCGACGGAAATCCAACCGGTATATTGCTGGGAAAGGCCATTCACCTTCTTTACTCGCGGCTTCCCCCCTTAAGTTTGGAACAGTCGGAAGAATTGATCTTAGAAGTATTAAAAGAATGCCTGCAAAAAGGCATCACGATGGTGCATGATGCTTCAGTCTCGGATAAAGAGGCGGAAGTATATAAGTTTTTGGCTTCCCAAAACGCCCTGAAAGTGCGTATTTATATGATGGGTGCTATCAGATCATTAGATGACCTTTCACATTTCCTACAGCCGCAGACCTATTCGCCTTTTCTAGAGATGCGCTGCCTAAAGCTATGGATGGACGGTGCGTTAGGATCTAGAGGAGCCGCACTTAAGAAAGCTTACCAAGATGACGCCAGCACAAATGGTCTCCTCTATTGGAACGAAGCGGATGTTTTTTCAGTCATGGAGGCGGCCAAATCGCGTGGTTTTCAAATGGCTGTCCATGCTATAGGAGATCTTGCCAACCACCAAACTTTGAATCTTTATGAGAAGTTAGGCGTGGAAGCTTTGCGCTGGCGCATTGAACATGCACAGCTATTACAGCCAGAAGACGTTTCTCGCTTTGGCCAAGAAGGTGTAATTGCATCTATGCAGCCATTGCATGCCATCGATGATATGCCTTGGATTGAAGAGCGGATTGGAAATCAAAGATGCGCAGACCAGGCTTTTATGTGGCGGGACCTTTTAGACACGGGTGCAATAATAGCAAGCGGCTCGGACGCGCCTGTCGCTGATTTTAATCCCCTTTGGGGAATCCACGCCGCTATTACCCGCCAGGACCATCAAGGCTTGCCTGCAGATGGGTGGTATCCCAAGCAGAAAATGACCCGAAACGAAGCTATCAAAAGCTATACACTCAATGCAGCTTACGCCTGCTTTAGAGAAAATGAATTAGGTTCGCTGACGAAGGGAAAGTTGGCGGATATAGTCATACTTCCTGAAAACTTGATGACTTGCGATCCAAAAAAACTATTGGACATGCAAGTTATAGGTACTTTCGTTAACGGCATCCTTGCCTATTCTTCAGGCCTAAATCTTAGGGAGTAG
- a CDS encoding linear amide C-N hydrolase has product MRCIDSFKKKIFLFAALSFLAITPADACTRVLYTGDENTVITGRSMDWTEDMYSDIWVFPRGMDRSSGGHSRSFSWTSKYGSVITAGYNVASADGVNEKGLAANLLYLAESDYGKPDNSKPILSISLWAQYVLDNFDSVAEAVTELEKNSFQIVAPTIPNGEPAQLHLSLSDPTGDSAIFEYVEGKLVVHHGKEYTVMTNSPYYNQQLALNSYWENIGGTVFLPGTNRAADRFARASFFLNAVPKKIDPNFINAVPEKKFEFQAVASVLSIMRSVSVPLGITTPNQPNIASTLWRTITDHKGLIYYFDSSTSPNVFWIPLAELNFSKGASVLKLKIAGGHYYSGNASGNLVEAKPFEFLPATP; this is encoded by the coding sequence ATGCGTTGCATAGACAGTTTCAAAAAAAAGATATTTTTATTTGCTGCTTTGTCTTTCCTTGCCATTACGCCAGCTGATGCATGTACCCGCGTACTTTATACCGGAGATGAAAATACTGTCATCACAGGCCGTTCTATGGACTGGACTGAAGATATGTATTCTGATATTTGGGTCTTCCCACGCGGAATGGACCGCAGCAGCGGAGGGCATTCCCGTTCATTTTCCTGGACTTCCAAATATGGCAGTGTGATTACAGCAGGCTATAACGTAGCCTCCGCCGATGGTGTGAACGAAAAAGGTTTAGCAGCTAATCTCCTCTATTTAGCGGAATCGGATTACGGCAAACCTGACAATTCCAAACCGATACTTTCGATTAGTTTGTGGGCACAGTATGTGCTAGATAATTTCGATAGCGTTGCCGAAGCAGTCACAGAGTTAGAAAAAAACTCATTCCAAATTGTAGCACCGACCATACCTAACGGCGAACCGGCACAACTGCATCTATCCCTTTCAGATCCTACTGGCGACTCGGCAATCTTTGAGTATGTTGAAGGTAAACTTGTTGTTCACCATGGCAAAGAGTATACTGTGATGACTAACTCGCCTTACTATAATCAGCAGCTCGCACTCAATTCATACTGGGAAAATATTGGCGGGACAGTATTTCTACCAGGAACTAACAGAGCTGCAGACCGTTTTGCTAGAGCATCTTTCTTCCTCAATGCAGTCCCTAAAAAGATCGATCCAAACTTCATTAATGCTGTCCCAGAAAAAAAATTCGAATTCCAAGCTGTTGCTAGCGTGTTAAGTATCATGCGCAGTGTCAGCGTTCCATTAGGAATCACTACACCCAATCAACCTAATATTGCCTCAACCCTGTGGAGGACGATTACCGATCATAAGGGCTTAATCTACTATTTTGATTCATCGACTTCTCCCAATGTGTTTTGGATTCCTTTAGCAGAGCTAAACTTTAGCAAAGGCGCTTCCGTCCTAAAACTGAAGATTGCCGGAGGGCATTATTATTCAGGCAATGCCAGCGGTAATTTGGTAGAGGCTAAACCTTTCGAGTTCCTTCCGGCTACTCCCTAA
- a CDS encoding SDR family oxidoreductase, with the protein MKVKLLEVPLGCVGIPEEIAKAALFLASSDNSYVNGIEHFVDGGLAQI; encoded by the coding sequence TTGAAGGTAAAGTTACTAGAAGTCCCTTTAGGGTGTGTAGGTATCCCCGAAGAAATAGCAAAAGCGGCATTATTTCTAGCATCAAGCGACAATAGTTACGTGAATGGAATAGAGCATTTTGTCGATGGCGGCCTCGCACAAATTTAA